The following proteins are co-located in the Haloplanus sp. HW8-1 genome:
- a CDS encoding ATP-binding protein, producing MDDSIQRDILEDRYEEYRAKADQLRSEGEATKAAAYYEQCADTMAELADTESSDSLAKKRRDLAQNLANVAEKLRDSGTLEDGEPAGDERGPEGRDAGSADGDRGDAVGRADGSDGSEGAGSAAEAETVEDASEYLEPPPDSDFEDVGGMHDLKRTLRDKVIDPLERSDLYEEYDLGVVNGIMLYGPPGTGKTYITRALAGKLGYNFVDVEPNDITSSLVGEAADNVSELYDVARDNQPCLIFIDEVDALMPSRSGGSQKTQSERQMVNQFLTELTETRGEDVITVTATNIPDEVDGAATSRFQERIEVPPPDAAAREAILRVHLRDRPALPDEIDWNRIRQLSKGYSGRDLEVVANDAALEALQEAVETDEIRHIRQEHLEAALEGTDPSLEHWDG from the coding sequence ATGGACGACAGCATCCAGCGGGACATCCTCGAAGACCGGTACGAGGAGTATCGCGCGAAGGCGGACCAACTTCGTTCGGAGGGGGAGGCCACGAAAGCGGCGGCCTACTACGAACAGTGTGCCGACACGATGGCGGAACTGGCCGACACCGAGTCCAGCGACTCGTTGGCGAAAAAGCGGCGCGACCTCGCGCAGAACCTCGCGAACGTGGCCGAGAAGCTCCGCGACTCGGGCACCCTCGAGGACGGGGAGCCCGCTGGCGACGAGCGTGGTCCCGAGGGAAGGGACGCCGGGTCCGCGGACGGGGACCGCGGCGACGCCGTGGGGCGTGCGGACGGATCGGACGGAAGCGAGGGTGCCGGATCGGCGGCCGAGGCGGAGACCGTCGAGGACGCCAGCGAGTACCTAGAGCCACCGCCCGACTCGGACTTCGAGGACGTGGGGGGGATGCACGATCTCAAGCGGACGCTTCGGGACAAGGTGATCGATCCGCTGGAGCGGTCGGATCTGTACGAAGAGTACGACCTCGGGGTAGTCAACGGCATCATGCTGTACGGGCCCCCGGGGACCGGCAAGACGTACATCACGCGGGCGCTGGCCGGCAAACTCGGCTACAACTTCGTCGACGTCGAGCCCAACGACATCACCAGTTCGCTGGTTGGGGAAGCGGCGGACAACGTCTCCGAACTCTACGACGTCGCCCGTGACAACCAGCCCTGCCTGATCTTCATCGACGAGGTGGACGCGCTGATGCCGTCCCGGAGCGGCGGCTCCCAGAAGACCCAAAGCGAACGCCAGATGGTCAACCAGTTCCTGACGGAACTGACCGAGACGCGGGGCGAGGACGTCATCACGGTGACGGCGACCAACATCCCGGACGAGGTCGACGGCGCGGCGACCAGCCGGTTCCAGGAGCGCATCGAGGTCCCGCCGCCGGACGCGGCGGCGCGCGAGGCCATCCTCCGCGTTCACCTCCGGGATCGGCCGGCGCTCCCGGACGAGATCGACTGGAACCGGATCCGTCAGCTGAGCAAGGGGTACTCCGGGCGGGACCTGGAGGTCGTCGCCAACGACGCCGCCCTCGAAGCGCTTCAGGAAGCCGTCGAGACCGACGAGATACGGCACATCCGCCAGGAACACCTGGAAGCGGCCCTCGAAGGGACCGATCCGAGTCTCGAACACTGGGACGGCTAG